The region AAATTATTACTCTGTGGTTTCAaccaaaaattgttttgatttcTTTTTCGCGCTAACGCCGCTAACATTTCTGTATTGTGATTTATTCCaaaatgaataatgattttACAAAAAGTATTTTCATCGTCGGTAATACATTAGAATACGTTCTTTTCGAAGTATGTTGGCTGTACAATTGCTTttaaatataaaattgtatatatttTCTCTTTGTAGACGGCAATAAACTCTGCGAAAGCTGGTTTGCCTGTTTGGTACATATCGATTGTTCCATTCAATAAGATTCCAGATAATATAGATATTCCCGGAAAAGAAGTTCTAAACTTAATAACGTTCATGTAAGCATATCTATATATCCTATTACTAGCATTTTTGCCCTTAAGCATAAAGTAATTACTCATTCGTTTGATTTTTAGATATTTAAAAGATTACCATTGCTTAATATCTCATTTGAACGGAATTCATCTTTGGCGGAAAACTCCAAGAGTGATTCTTATTGACCGGTTTGATCTCTACTCAAatataaatgaagaaaactACAATCCTTTATGTGGGGCACTAATATCTACATCTATTTTGGATGCTTCGTCATCCATTTCAAAAAAgaccaatgaaaatatttttcttatagTAGCTTGTTCAACACAAAATATAGTTAGTAAACGGACCAGTATactgaaaaatttatattttccaaAGACATTTATACATTCAACAGATTCTGAAACATTAAAGGTAATTAACGACTTcattataaaatgaatatttattatatataaataaaaaagattAATTAGCATTAGGATAtaacaattaaaataaattaatataatattatacatTAGTATATGTAAAAAGGCACCATGGTCAACAAAATGGAAATATATTCAAGTACTagatttgaaatattaatttatatattaGCAGTATTACctcaaaacattcatttttattcaatagaATGGCATATTTCAAAGTAGCGACTTATACTTGTTAAAAAGATTGTATAAAACACGAAGAGTTGATTTCAGATCCAAGTTAACAACATCTGCAAATAGAAATGTATTAATTAATATAGTggaatt is a window of Harmonia axyridis chromosome 2, icHarAxyr1.1, whole genome shotgun sequence DNA encoding:
- the LOC123673704 gene encoding uncharacterized protein LOC123673704; this translates as MNNDFTKSIFIVGNTLEYVLFETAINSAKAGLPVWYISIVPFNKIPDNIDIPGKEVLNLITFIYLKDYHCLISHLNGIHLWRKTPRVILIDRFDLYSNINEENYNPLCGALISTSILDASSSISKKTNENIFLIVACSTQNIVSKRTSILKNLYFPKTFIHSTDSETLKVINDFIIK